The Lycium ferocissimum isolate CSIRO_LF1 chromosome 1, AGI_CSIRO_Lferr_CH_V1, whole genome shotgun sequence genome includes a region encoding these proteins:
- the LOC132068622 gene encoding uncharacterized protein LOC132068622 has product MTEEVVSSTITTTTTTTTTNNNNNNKSSVDDNNVNQRQLIVKEKKKQGAFSFIKAASLKLRRRSLDLKQQKFSQEAVPTAESKGENWKKLVGSMRPLHLQDNQSPPSPHPPPPVKSLSLPVECCEIFSSPSPSTSSAGTISQYASANNLQELYGDKSDDEEEEDPDHVFDTIGADEMIDAKAENFIAQFYEQMRRQQ; this is encoded by the exons ATGACGGAAGAGGTAGTCAGCTCCACAATCACCaccacaaccaccaccaccaccaccaacaacaacaataataataaatcttCAGTCGATGACAACAATGTCAATCAACGACAGTTAATTGTCAAGGAGAAGAAAAAGCAGGGTGCTTTTAGCTTTATCAAAGCTGCGTCACTCAAGCTTCGTCGTCGTTCCCTCGATCTAAAGCAACAGAAATTTTCTCAG GAAGCGGTGCCCACTGCGGAGTCAAAGGGAGAAAACTGGAAGAAGTTGGTGGGCTCAATGAGGCCTTTACATCTCCAAGACAACCAATCGCCACCTAGTCCTCACCCGCCACCACCGGTGAAATCTCTATCGCTGCCTGTAGAATGCTGTGAAATTTTTTCCTCTCCCTCGCCCTCAACGTCCTCTGCTGGCACCATTAGTCAGTATGCTTCGGCAAATAATTTACAAGAACTCTACGGTGACAAGAGCGACGATGAGGAGGAGGAAGATCCTGACCATGTATTTGATACAATTGGAGCAGACGAGATGATTGATGCAAAGGCAGAGAATTTCATTGCTCAATTTTACGAACAAATGAGGCGTCAACAGTGA
- the LOC132068631 gene encoding uncharacterized protein LOC132068631 — translation MEEFRPSFQCSGDRRLEIVSGKGFCNNQVSRARSPDLAGVTSKGTWPSQVAPASSNKPWGFNDPEMKRRKRIAKYKVYTIEGKVKTSIRNGLRWFKNKCSEIIHGY, via the exons ATGGAAGAGTTCCGACCGAGTTTCCAGTGCTCCGGCGACCGGAGACTGGAGATCGTAAGCGGAAAGGGGTTCTGCAACAACCAG GTAAGTAGGGCTCGGTCACCGGATCTGGCAGGAGTAACGAGCAAGGGAACGTGGCCCAGCCAGGTGGCACCAGCGTCTTCAAATAAGCCATGGGGATTCAATGATCCAGAAATGAAGAGACGAAAGAGAATAGCAAAGTATAAAGTGTACACTATTGAAGGGAAGGTCAAAACTTCTATTAGGAATGGACTAAGGTGGTTCAAGAATAAATGCTCAGAAATCATCCATGGTTATTAG